The Cyanobium sp. ATX 6F1 genome includes a region encoding these proteins:
- a CDS encoding aminotransferase class V-fold PLP-dependent enzyme, translated as MPALANKTYFNYGGQGPLPTPSLEAINEAFATIQELGPFTSAVWPWLETLTSRLRRTLSAACGVHPHRLALTENVSSGCVLPLWGLPWEPGDQILISDCEHHGVVAACAELARRQGLQLGSFGVKALVGAEGASAPAAALEALERSLTPNTRLVVLSHLLWNTGVEMPMAAVAERLAAHPRRPWLLVDAAQSFGSLAIGPAANAADIYAFTGHKWACGPEGLGGVALSERVLEQAQPTLIGWRNLRQETDEHSGWHRDGRRFEVATSCVPLFAGLLRSLELLEQVGPVAQRLELITERSGRLWRGLNDLPGVEPVLAIPPTAGLVSFRLRGDDPAAVVKTLGERGLWIRSLDQPACLRACTHVTTTEAEVDQLLEALASL; from the coding sequence ATGCCCGCCCTGGCGAACAAGACCTACTTCAACTACGGCGGCCAGGGCCCCTTGCCCACCCCCTCGCTTGAGGCGATCAACGAGGCCTTCGCCACCATTCAGGAGCTGGGGCCGTTCACCAGCGCGGTCTGGCCCTGGCTGGAGACGCTCACCTCCAGGCTGCGCCGCACCCTCTCGGCCGCCTGCGGCGTGCACCCCCACCGCCTGGCGCTCACGGAAAACGTCAGCAGTGGCTGCGTGCTGCCCCTCTGGGGCCTGCCCTGGGAGCCAGGCGATCAGATCCTGATCAGCGACTGCGAGCACCACGGGGTGGTGGCCGCCTGCGCTGAGCTGGCCCGGCGCCAGGGGCTCCAGCTGGGGAGCTTTGGCGTCAAGGCGCTGGTGGGGGCCGAGGGGGCCAGTGCTCCGGCAGCGGCCCTGGAGGCCCTGGAACGCTCCCTCACCCCCAACACTCGCCTGGTGGTGCTCTCCCACCTACTCTGGAACACGGGCGTCGAAATGCCGATGGCGGCGGTGGCCGAGCGCCTGGCCGCCCACCCCAGGCGCCCCTGGCTGCTGGTGGATGCGGCCCAGTCCTTCGGCAGCCTGGCGATCGGCCCGGCCGCCAATGCCGCCGACATCTACGCCTTCACCGGCCACAAGTGGGCCTGCGGACCCGAGGGGCTCGGGGGCGTCGCCCTCTCCGAACGCGTGCTGGAGCAGGCCCAGCCCACCCTGATCGGCTGGCGCAACCTGCGCCAGGAAACCGACGAGCACAGCGGCTGGCACCGCGATGGCCGCCGCTTCGAGGTGGCCACCTCCTGTGTGCCTCTGTTCGCCGGTCTGCTGCGCTCCCTGGAGCTGCTGGAGCAGGTGGGCCCGGTGGCGCAGCGCCTGGAACTGATCACCGAGCGCAGCGGCCGCCTCTGGCGGGGGTTAAACGATCTGCCGGGTGTGGAGCCCGTGCTGGCCATCCCTCCCACAGCAGGGCTGGTGAGTTTCCGCCTGCGGGGCGATGACCCCGCCGCTGTGGTCAAGACCCTGGGGGAGCGGGGGCTGTGGATCCGCAGCCTCGATCAGCCCGCCTGCCTGCGGGCCTGCACCCATGTCACCACCACCGAAGCGGAAGTGGATCAGCTGCTGGAGGCCCTCGCCAGTCTCTGA
- the aqpZ gene encoding aquaporin Z: MAAAVPLSRKFLAELIGTFWLVFGGCGSAVLAAVFPYAQADNNPLGLGFLGVSLAFGLTLLTMAYTIGHVSGCHINPAVSFGLWASGRFPGSHLLTYIVAQVLGGVIAGGLLFAIASGRAGFQLTGSNPLATNGFGAHSPGGYGLLPALIIEVVLTFIFLLVILGTTHKDAIKDLAGVPIGLSLVLIHLISIPITNTSVNPARSTGVALWVGGDAVGQLWLFWLAPIVGALLAGWVHRNLLEGRGD, from the coding sequence ATGGCTGCTGCTGTCCCCCTCTCGAGAAAGTTCCTGGCCGAACTGATCGGCACCTTCTGGCTTGTGTTCGGCGGCTGCGGCAGTGCCGTGCTGGCGGCGGTGTTCCCCTACGCCCAGGCCGACAACAACCCCCTGGGCCTCGGCTTCCTGGGCGTGTCACTGGCCTTCGGACTCACCCTGCTGACGATGGCCTACACGATCGGCCATGTCTCGGGCTGCCACATCAACCCGGCCGTGAGCTTCGGTCTCTGGGCCAGCGGTCGTTTTCCGGGCTCCCACCTGCTCACCTACATCGTCGCCCAGGTGCTCGGCGGAGTGATCGCCGGTGGGCTGCTGTTCGCCATCGCCAGCGGCCGCGCCGGCTTCCAGCTCACGGGCAGCAACCCCCTGGCCACCAACGGCTTCGGGGCCCATTCGCCTGGGGGCTATGGGCTGCTGCCTGCCTTGATCATCGAGGTGGTGCTGACGTTCATCTTCCTGCTGGTGATCCTCGGCACCACTCACAAAGACGCCATCAAAGACCTGGCGGGTGTGCCGATCGGCCTTTCGCTCGTGCTGATTCACCTGATCAGCATCCCGATCACCAACACCTCAGTGAATCCCGCCCGCAGCACCGGCGTGGCCCTGTGGGTGGGCGGTGATGCGGTGGGTCAGCTGTGGCTGTTCTGGCTGGCGCCGATCGTGGGCGCCCTGCTGGCCGGTTGGGTGCATCGGAACCTGCTGGAGGGCCGCGGCGACTGA